The proteins below are encoded in one region of Drosophila santomea strain STO CAGO 1482 chromosome 2R, Prin_Dsan_1.1, whole genome shotgun sequence:
- the LOC120445155 gene encoding putative fatty acyl-CoA reductase CG5065 isoform X3, which translates to MTVDLSPVQEYYKDKTIFITGASGFMGKVLLEKLLYSCHSLKEVIIICRPKRGKAPETRLEEMFKLPIFQRIKDERPEMLKKVTIYQGDVTFDQLGLSGESLKHVTENTNIVFHMAATLKLEGNLRDAIDMNLLGTRRALNVAKEMKQLEAFIHLSTAFCNCDQEVMYEKVYDFPHKPEDLMRLAEWMDVKTLDAITPDLLKPHPNTYTYSKRLAELLVRDHYESMPVIIARPSIVSPSAYEPVPGWVDNLNGPTGLMVGAGKGVIRSMLIDTRHLSEVIPVDYAINGLCVIPYQFAKMTERPTEVPVYNITCADHRKMQWGEVIEMSKEIGYRYPMEAGLWYPDGCITTNKLHHNINVLLFHWLPAYLIDFILLLLGQKRFMIRVQNRISVGLEVLQFFTMRAWFFKSDAYSSLWAMLNEADRKNFNMDMDPEETVPMYIESCVQGGRQYLMKESPDSLPRARLQLKLMYILDRACKTLIVGTLCYWTYGLVARLLGV; encoded by the exons ATGACGGTGGATCTATCGCCAGTGCAGGAATACTACAAGGACAAGACGATCTTCATCACTGGAGCGTCTGGGTTCATGGGCAAGGTGCTGCTGGAGAAGTTGCTCTACTCCTGCCACTCCCTCAAGGAGGTGATAATCATCTGCCGCCCGAAGCGGGGCAAGGCACCCGAGACGCGTCTCGAGGAGATGTTCAAGCTGCCCATCTTCCAGCGCATCAAGGACGAGCGTCCGGAGATGCTCAAGAAGGTCACCATCTACCAGGGCGACGTTACCTTCGACC AGCTTGGACTCAGCGGGGAGAGCTTGAAGCACGTGACCGAGAACACCAACATTGTTTTCCACATGGCGGCCACCCTCAAGCTGGAGGGCAACCTTCGCGACGCCATCGACATGAACTTGCTGGGCACGCGGCGAGCTCTCAACGTGGCCAAGGAAATGAAGCAGCTGGAGGCCTTTATCCACTTGTCCACGGCTTTCTGCAACTGCGACCAGGAGGTGATGTACGAGAAGGTGTACGATTTTCCACACAAGCCAGAGGATCTCATGCGCCTGGCCGAGTGGATGGACGTGAAGACCCTGGACGCCATTACGCCGGATTTGCTGAAGCCGCACCCCAACACCTACACCTACTCAAAGCGCCTGGCGGAGCTCCTGGTGCGCGACCACTACGAGTCCATGCCCGTCATCATCGCCCGTCCCAGCATCG TGTCGCCGTCGGCGTACGAGCCCGTCCCGGGATGGGTGGACAACCTCAACGGACCCACCGGGCTGATGGTGGGCGCCGGCAAGGGCGTCATCCGCTCGATGCTGATTGACACGCGCCACCTGTCCGAGGTGATTCCGGTGGACTACGCCATCAACGGACTGTGCGTGATCCCCTACCAGTTCGCCAAGATGACGGAGCGGCCGACGGAGGTGCCGGTATACAATATCACGTGCGCTGACCACCGCAAGATGCAGTGGGGCGAAGTAATCGAAATGAGCAAGGAAATAGGATACAGATACCCGATGGAGGCGGGTCTCTGGTATCCCGACGGATGCATCACCACCAACAAACTGCACCACAACATCAACGTGCTGCTCTTCCACTGGCTGCCCGCCTACTTGATCGACTtcatcctgctgctgctgggccaGAAGCGATT CATGATCCGCGTCCAGAACCGTATCTCTGTGGGCCTCGAGGTGCTGCAGTTCTTCACGATGCGCGCCTGGTTCTTTAAGTCGGACGCCTACTCCTCGCTGTGGGCCATGCTAAACGAGGCGGACAGGAAAAA CTTTAACATGGACATGGATCCCGAGGAGACCGTCCCCATGTACATAGAGTCCTGTGTCCAGGGAGGGCGACAGTACCTGATGAAGGAGTCGCCCGACAGTTTGCCCCGCGCCCGGCTCCAGCTGAAGCT CATGTACATCTTGGACCGCGCTTGCAAGACGCTCATCGTGGGCACCCTGTGCTACTGGACCTACGGTTTGGTGGCCCGTCTGCTGGGCGTCTAA
- the LOC120447013 gene encoding protein CDV3 homolog isoform X1 — MAELDDFFAKKDKKKSKNKTKFVTADEMVKNLEDGTKREVVKPKKPEAAAGGVAVVGENENSGTKVPESAPPVEEEWKEFEEEQRKDYSGLKIGQLSTISSDRSRTAQESAESRAARVPTAPDGGNYDEDDEDSNGYDNADVNKERVGHGPWKKVVPAEEVMQIPVPVEVEKPSSKTYVSPALRYSQQAGSGLGGGTVGGALRPRRAAPDITNTEFFPTLSAARPEEQRKKKNEPAFEEVRHGSRFQRVQESTAAPVAASNRFQSLDDEAS, encoded by the exons ATGGCCGAACTGGACGATTTCTTCGCGAAAAAGGACAAGAAGAAGTCCAAGAACAAGACTAAGTTCGTGACCGCCGACGAGATGGTGAAGAACCTGGAGGACGGCACCAAGCGCGAGGTGGTCAAGCCTAAGAAACCGGAGGCAGCCGCTGGCGGCGTGGCAGTAGTAGGCGAAAACGAGAATAGCGGCACCAAGGTGCCAGAGTCCGCCCCG CCCGTCGAGGAGGAATGGAAGGAGttcgaggaggagcagcgcaAGGACTACAGCGGTCTAAAGATCGGCCAGCTGAGCACCAT CTCTTCGGACCGTTCCAGAACTGCCCAGGAAAGTGCCGAGTCGCGAGCCGCTCGCGTGCCCACTGCCCCGGACGGCGGCAACTACGACGAGGACGATGAGGACAGCAATGGGTATGACAACGCGGACGTAAACAAGGAGCGCGTCGGTCACGGACCCTGGAAGAAAGTGGTCCCAGCCGAGGAGGTAATGCAGATCCCGGTGCCCGTGGAGGTGGAAAAGCCCTCGTCCAAGACCTACGTTTCACCCGCGCTACGATACAGC cagcaggccgGAAGCGGTCTGGGAGGCGGCACTGTTGGGGGGGCATTGCGTCCACGACGCGCCGCCCCCGACATCACCAATACCGAGTTTTTCCCAACACTCAGTGCAGCGCGTCCGGAGGAACAGCGCAAGAAGAAAAACGAACCCGCCTTTGAAGAAGTCCGGCACGGAAGCCGTTTCCAGCGCGTTCAGGAGTCCACGGCTGCCCCGGTGGCGGCCTCCAACCGATTCCAGTCTCTCGACGACGAAGCAAGCTAG
- the LOC120447017 gene encoding troponin C-akin-1 protein — protein sequence MGQAKKVSSALSKLFVYGALKYGQPSNSILASSGNGFAKFWCKATTTQKLPLVIATRYNIPFLLNKPGVGYYVTGEIYEVDDRMLNSLDNLEDCEEIYTREKHDMNIGVGEGTVPCWVYLLQKYPENLLSLRYLSSYENSTTHPYIMRHRRTHKHPAQDDLTYEAQN from the exons ATGGGCCAGGCAAAG AAAGTCTCCTCCGCCCTGAGCAAGCTGTTCGTGTACGGCGCCCTCAAGTACGGACAGCCCAGCAACTCAATCCTGGCCAGCTCCGGCAACGGATTCGCCAAGTTCTGGTGCAAGGCCACCACCACCCAGAAGCTGCCGCTCGTGATCGCCACCCGCTACAACATTCCCTTCCTGCTGAACAAGCCCGGCGTGGGCTATTACGTAACCGGGGAGATCTACGAGGTGGACGACCGAATGCTCAATTCCCTGGACAACCTGGAGGATTGCGAGGAAATCTACACTCGCGAGAAGCACGACATGAACATTGGTGTGGGAGAGGG AACCGTTCCCTGCTGGGTGTACCTGCTGCAGAAGTACCCGGAGAACCTGCTCAGTTTGCGCTACTTGTCCAGCTACGAGAACTCAACCACCCATCCATACATCATGCGCCATCGCCGCACCCACAAGCATCCGGCCCAGGACGACCTCACCTACGAGGCCCAGAACTAA
- the LOC120447018 gene encoding putative gamma-glutamylcyclotransferase CG2811: MAEKLRMAARVFVYGTLKRGEPNHHWLTKKENGQARFLGRGKTETKFPLVVGTRYNIPFLLARPGEGNNIEGEVYEVDQTMLSKLDILEDYPDYYDREQQTILMEQNESIQCWLYLIRNFPEKMLAKELLISYHNTPERPYNENYLESCPEDLAMDE, from the exons ATGGCTGAAAAGCTGAGAATGGCGGCAAGGGTTTTTGTGTATGGCACGCTGAAGCGCGGGGAGCCCAATCACCACTGGCTGACGAAAAAGGAGAACGGCCAGGCCCGCTTTCTTGGCAGGGGAAAAACGGAAACGAAGTTTCCCCTGGTTGTGGGCACCCGCTACAACATTCCTTTTCTGCTCGCCCGTCCAGGCGAGGGGAATAACATAGAAGGCGAAGTCTACGAGGTGGACCAGACCATGCTCTCCAAACTGGACATACTTGAAGACTACCCGGACTACTACGATCGCGAGCAGCAGACCATATTGATGGAGCAGAATGA AAGCATTCAGTGCTGGCTGTACCTGATTCGCAACTTTCCAGAGAAAATGCTGGCCAAGGAGCTGCTGATCTCGTACCACAACACCCCGGAGAGGCCGTACAACGAAAA CTACTTGGAGAGCTGCCCGGAAGACCTCGCCATGGATGAGTGA
- the LOC120445155 gene encoding putative fatty acyl-CoA reductase CG5065 isoform X2, which produces MTVDLSPVQEYYKDKTIFITGASGFMGKVLLEKLLYSCHSLKEVIIICRPKRGKAPETRLEEMFKLPIFQRIKDERPEMLKKVTIYQGDVTFDQLGLSGESLKHVTENTNIVFHMAATLKLEGNLRDAIDMNLLGTRRALNVAKEMKQLEAFIHLSTAFCNCDQEVMYEKVYDFPHKPEDLMRLAEWMDVKTLDAITPDLLKPHPNTYTYSKRLAELLVRDHYESMPVIIARPSIVTPAIAEPLPGWVDNMNGPTGVLIGAGKGVIRSMICNGELKSEVIPVDIAINGLILLPYHNSLAEKRPLQIPVYNLTVDDAKKRTWKWIMDVGRDLGIKYPFEVGLWYPDGNMTSSKFYHTICTILFMWLPAYLIDFLLLIFGQRRFMIRVQTKIAVGLEVLQFFTTRSWDFKSTHFDQIYKELGSTDRRIFKINTDDVDDYEYMKVSILGGRQYVMKEPLTSLPKSRIQLRFMYVLDRICKTLIISGLLYWVSQKLRILPSSN; this is translated from the exons ATGACGGTGGATCTATCGCCAGTGCAGGAATACTACAAGGACAAGACGATCTTCATCACTGGAGCGTCTGGGTTCATGGGCAAGGTGCTGCTGGAGAAGTTGCTCTACTCCTGCCACTCCCTCAAGGAGGTGATAATCATCTGCCGCCCGAAGCGGGGCAAGGCACCCGAGACGCGTCTCGAGGAGATGTTCAAGCTGCCCATCTTCCAGCGCATCAAGGACGAGCGTCCGGAGATGCTCAAGAAGGTCACCATCTACCAGGGCGACGTTACCTTCGACC AGCTTGGACTCAGCGGGGAGAGCTTGAAGCACGTGACCGAGAACACCAACATTGTTTTCCACATGGCGGCCACCCTCAAGCTGGAGGGCAACCTTCGCGACGCCATCGACATGAACTTGCTGGGCACGCGGCGAGCTCTCAACGTGGCCAAGGAAATGAAGCAGCTGGAGGCCTTTATCCACTTGTCCACGGCTTTCTGCAACTGCGACCAGGAGGTGATGTACGAGAAGGTGTACGATTTTCCACACAAGCCAGAGGATCTCATGCGCCTGGCCGAGTGGATGGACGTGAAGACCCTGGACGCCATTACGCCGGATTTGCTGAAGCCGCACCCCAACACCTACACCTACTCAAAGCGCCTGGCGGAGCTCCTGGTGCGCGACCACTACGAGTCCATGCCCGTCATCATCGCCCGTCCCAGCATCG TAACTCCAGCTATCGCTGAGCCCCTGCCAGGTTGGGTGGACAACATGAACGGACCCACGGGTGTCCTTATTGGCGCCGGCAAAGGAGTCATCCGTTCCATGATCTGCAACGGGGAGCTAAAATCGGAAGTAATCCCTGTGGACATCGCCATTAACGGCCTAATCTTGTTACCATACCACAACAGTCTGGCGGAAAAGAG ACCTCTTCAGATTCCAGTCTACAACTTGACCGTGGACGATGCCAAGAAGCGCACATGGAAGTGGATAATGGACGTGGGTCGCGACTTGGGCATAAAGTACCCCTTCGAGGTTGGACTCTGGTATCCCGACGGCAACATGACGTCCAGCAAGTTCTACCACACCATCTGCACCATTCTGTTTATGTGGCTGCCAGCCTACCTTATCGACTTTCTACTGCTGATCTTCGGACAACGTCGCTT CATGATCCGGGTTCAAACCAAAATCGCTGTGGGTCTGGAGGTGTTGCAGTTCTTTACCACGCGCAGCTGGGACTTCAAATCCACACACTTTGATCAGATCTACAAAGAATTAGGATCTACCGATCGGAGGAT ATTTAAGATTAATACCGACGACGTCGACGATTATGAGTACATGAAAGTCAGTATTTTGGGTGGTCGTCAGTATGTAATGAAGGAACCTTTAACTTCCCTGCCGAAATCACGCATACAATTAAGATT CATGTATGTTCTGGACCGCATTTGCAAAACGCTCATTATTTCAGGCCTTCTATACTGGGTTTCCCAAAAACTGAGAATATTACCTTCTAGTAACTAA
- the LOC120447013 gene encoding protein CDV3 homolog isoform X4: MAELDDFFAKKDKKKSKNKTKFVTADEMVKNLEDGTKREVVKPKKPEAAAGGVAVVGENENSGTKVPESAPPVEEEWKEFEEEQRKDYSGLKIGQLSTITAQESAESRAARVPTAPDGGNYDEDDEDSNGYDNADVNKERVGHGPWKKVVPAEEVMQIPVPVEVEKPSSKTYVSPALRYSQAGSGLGGGTVGGALRPRRAAPDITNTEFFPTLSAARPEEQRKKKNEPAFEEVRHGSRFQRVQESTAAPVAASNRFQSLDDEAS; encoded by the exons ATGGCCGAACTGGACGATTTCTTCGCGAAAAAGGACAAGAAGAAGTCCAAGAACAAGACTAAGTTCGTGACCGCCGACGAGATGGTGAAGAACCTGGAGGACGGCACCAAGCGCGAGGTGGTCAAGCCTAAGAAACCGGAGGCAGCCGCTGGCGGCGTGGCAGTAGTAGGCGAAAACGAGAATAGCGGCACCAAGGTGCCAGAGTCCGCCCCG CCCGTCGAGGAGGAATGGAAGGAGttcgaggaggagcagcgcaAGGACTACAGCGGTCTAAAGATCGGCCAGCTGAGCACCAT AACTGCCCAGGAAAGTGCCGAGTCGCGAGCCGCTCGCGTGCCCACTGCCCCGGACGGCGGCAACTACGACGAGGACGATGAGGACAGCAATGGGTATGACAACGCGGACGTAAACAAGGAGCGCGTCGGTCACGGACCCTGGAAGAAAGTGGTCCCAGCCGAGGAGGTAATGCAGATCCCGGTGCCCGTGGAGGTGGAAAAGCCCTCGTCCAAGACCTACGTTTCACCCGCGCTACGATACAGC caggccgGAAGCGGTCTGGGAGGCGGCACTGTTGGGGGGGCATTGCGTCCACGACGCGCCGCCCCCGACATCACCAATACCGAGTTTTTCCCAACACTCAGTGCAGCGCGTCCGGAGGAACAGCGCAAGAAGAAAAACGAACCCGCCTTTGAAGAAGTCCGGCACGGAAGCCGTTTCCAGCGCGTTCAGGAGTCCACGGCTGCCCCGGTGGCGGCCTCCAACCGATTCCAGTCTCTCGACGACGAAGCAAGCTAG
- the LOC120447016 gene encoding wnt inhibitory factor 1, which translates to MPRSAKMSRRMVFLQLLLWTVVEGHYYYDYGYWEINEPPPLCSDYEMLVVNTHQCVRRCNIVCRNGVCFEDGACPCADQYLAGNPDGLVCAAECLPGCRAAGGYCAAPDLCVCRKDRHYYFDPLSQKCRHRAARLLDPCLGRCTHGTCSSDGRCICAQGYELRDSLLHGQQCMPVCDHNCGARAYCFAPNLCACRHKEHHYAHNGVCSRDY; encoded by the exons ATGCCCCGATCGG CCAAGATGTCGCGCCGGATGGTCTTCCTTCAGTTGCTGCTCTGGACAGTTGTAGAGGGCCACTACTACTACGACTACGGGTACTGGGAGATCAACGAGCCTCCGCCGCTTTGTTCCGACTACGAAATGCTGGTGGTCAACACCCACCAGTGCGTGAGGCGCTGCAACATCGTCTGCCGGAATGGAGTGTGCTTTGAGGACGGAGCCTGTCCCTGTGCCGACCAGTATCTAGCGGGCAATCCGGATGGGTTGGTGTGTGCTGCAGAGTGCCTGCCCGGGTGCAGGGCGGCAGGCGGCTACTGCGCCGCACCAGACCTCTGTGTGTGCCGTAAGGACAGGCACTACTACTTCGATCCCCTCTCCCAAAAGTGCCGCCACAGGGCGGCCCGACTGCTGGATCCCTGCCTGGG GCGCTGCACCCATGGCACCTGCTCCTCCGACGGACGCTGCATCTGTGCCCAGGGATACGAGCTAAGAGACAGCCTGCTTCACGGTCAGCAATGCATGCCAGTCTGCGATCA CAACTGCGGAGCACGTGCCTACTGTTTTGCTCCCAACTTGTGTGCCTGCCGGCACAAAGAGCATCATTATGCCCACAATGGTGTCTGCTCCAGGGACTATTAA
- the LOC120447015 gene encoding LHFPL tetraspan subfamily member 2 protein, whose product MCYVIITSASLVWFLCSLVADMLFAVALVTPKWLVGPAQGIDSNASHHRHSSVGIYTRCKVMHEGGFSCGRFDLDGLATDSSVYPGEWKAAMFFVTLGMSILSVTVLLTLITCCRQSACGKSIHNMTACAQVVAGICMMLALFLHPMGWRASRIQRLCGMDAEPFYPADCSLGVSFYCGIIGLLLTFTAAGISLKAESSNMRSRVRRSVEAGTKLVCIP is encoded by the exons ATGTGCTACGTTATTATCACTAGCGCCAGTCTGGTGTGGTTCCTCTGCTCCCTGGTGGCGGACATGCTCTTCGCTGTGGCCCTGGTCACGCCCAAGTGGCTGGTGGGCCCCGCCCAAGGAATTGACTCCAACGCCAGCCATCACCGCCACTCCTCGGTGGGCATCTACACGCGCTGTAAGGTGATGCACGAGGGCGGATTCAGCTGCGGCCGCTTCGACTTGGACGGACTGGCCACGGACAGTAGCGTTTACCCCGGCGAATGGAAAGCGGCAATGTTCTTCGTCACGCTGGGAATGAGTATACTGTCCGTAACGGTGCTCCTGACCCTGATCACCTGCTGCCGCCAGTCGGCCTGTGGCAAGAGCATACACAACATGACGGCCTGCGCCCAGGTGGTAGCAG GAATATGTATGATGCTGGCTCTATTTCTGCACCCGATGGGATGGCGAGCTAGCCGGATTCAACGTCTATGCGGCATGGATGCCGAACCCTTTTACCCCGCCGACTGTAGCTTAG GAGTTTCATTTTACTGCGGAATCATTGGCCTACTCCTTACATTCACTGCCGCCGGTATAAGCCTAAAGGCAGAGTCTTCCAATATGCGGTCCCGCGTTCGCAGAAGCGTGGAGGCGGGCACCAAACTGGTGTGCATTCCGTAG
- the LOC120445155 gene encoding putative fatty acyl-CoA reductase CG5065 isoform X1: MTVDLSPVQEYYKDKTIFITGASGFMGKVLLEKLLYSCHSLKEVIIICRPKRGKAPETRLEEMFKLPIFQRIKDERPEMLKKVTIYQGDVTFDQLGLSGESLKHVTENTNIVFHMAATLKLEGNLRDAIDMNLLGTRRALNVAKEMKQLEAFIHLSTAFCNCDQEVMYEKVYDFPHKPEDLMRLAEWMDVKTLDAITPDLLKPHPNTYTYSKRLAELLVRDHYESMPVIIARPSIVSPAAFEPLPGWVDNLNGPTGLMIGCGKGVIRSVLVNQRNKAEVIPVDYAINGLIVIPYEFNKQAKRPANVPVYNITNADHRKMTMGTVVEMSKRINKQFPFNAGLWYPDPCVTTNQFYHNFNVALFHWLPAYFLDFLMLILGQKRFMLRVQEKISTGLGVLQFFTLNAWIFRSENYSSLWNKLNEEDKAIFNMNMNTENTEEEYMVECAKGARKFILKEKEEDLPRARVHMKIQWVVDVVCKTVIVGLFFYYLLKWTEVLAIF; the protein is encoded by the exons ATGACGGTGGATCTATCGCCAGTGCAGGAATACTACAAGGACAAGACGATCTTCATCACTGGAGCGTCTGGGTTCATGGGCAAGGTGCTGCTGGAGAAGTTGCTCTACTCCTGCCACTCCCTCAAGGAGGTGATAATCATCTGCCGCCCGAAGCGGGGCAAGGCACCCGAGACGCGTCTCGAGGAGATGTTCAAGCTGCCCATCTTCCAGCGCATCAAGGACGAGCGTCCGGAGATGCTCAAGAAGGTCACCATCTACCAGGGCGACGTTACCTTCGACC AGCTTGGACTCAGCGGGGAGAGCTTGAAGCACGTGACCGAGAACACCAACATTGTTTTCCACATGGCGGCCACCCTCAAGCTGGAGGGCAACCTTCGCGACGCCATCGACATGAACTTGCTGGGCACGCGGCGAGCTCTCAACGTGGCCAAGGAAATGAAGCAGCTGGAGGCCTTTATCCACTTGTCCACGGCTTTCTGCAACTGCGACCAGGAGGTGATGTACGAGAAGGTGTACGATTTTCCACACAAGCCAGAGGATCTCATGCGCCTGGCCGAGTGGATGGACGTGAAGACCCTGGACGCCATTACGCCGGATTTGCTGAAGCCGCACCCCAACACCTACACCTACTCAAAGCGCCTGGCGGAGCTCCTGGTGCGCGACCACTACGAGTCCATGCCCGTCATCATCGCCCGTCCCAGCATCG TGTCTCCGGCTGCCTTCGAGCCCTTGCCCGGATGGGTGGACAACCTGAATGGACCCACTGGCCTGATGATCGGATGCGGAAAGGGCGTGATCCGGTCCGTGCTGGTGAACCAACGGAACAAGGCCGAGGTGATTCCCGTCGACTACGCGATCAACGGACTGATCGTCATTCCCTACGAGTTCAACAAGCAGGCCAAGCGGCCCGCCAATGTGCCCGTGTACAATATAACCAATGCGGACCACAGGAAGATGACCATGGGCACCGTGGTGGAGATGAGCAAGCGCATCAACAAGCAGTTCCCATTTAACGCGGGTCTCTGGTACCCCGACCCCTGCGTGACCACCAACCAATTCTACCATAACTTCAACGTGGCCCTGTTCCATTGGCTGCCCGCTTACTTCCTGGACTTCCTGATGCTGATCTTGGGCCAGAAGAGATT CATGCTGAGAGTGCAGGAGAAGATATCCACAGGTCTGGGCGTCCTGCAGTTCTTCACCCTCAATGCCTGGATCTTCCGTTCTGAGAACTACTCCTCCCTGTGGAACAAACTCAACGAGGAGGACAAGGCGAT CTTTAACATGAACATGAACACCGAGAACACCGAGGAGGAGTACATGGTTGAGTGTGCCAAGGGCGCCCGAAAGTTTATTctcaaggagaaggaggaggatcTGCCCAGGGCGCGCGTGCACATGAAGAT CCAATGGGTCGTGGACGTCGTGTGCAAGACGGTGATTGTGGGACTGTTCTTCTACTACCTCCTCAAGTGGACGGAGGTGCTGGCTATATTCTGA
- the LOC120447013 gene encoding protein CDV3 homolog isoform X3, producing the protein MAELDDFFAKKDKKKSKNKTKFVTADEMVKNLEDGTKREVVKPKKPEAAAGGVAVVGENENSGTKVPESAPPVEEEWKEFEEEQRKDYSGLKIGQLSTITAQESAESRAARVPTAPDGGNYDEDDEDSNGYDNADVNKERVGHGPWKKVVPAEEVMQIPVPVEVEKPSSKTYVSPALRYSQQAGSGLGGGTVGGALRPRRAAPDITNTEFFPTLSAARPEEQRKKKNEPAFEEVRHGSRFQRVQESTAAPVAASNRFQSLDDEAS; encoded by the exons ATGGCCGAACTGGACGATTTCTTCGCGAAAAAGGACAAGAAGAAGTCCAAGAACAAGACTAAGTTCGTGACCGCCGACGAGATGGTGAAGAACCTGGAGGACGGCACCAAGCGCGAGGTGGTCAAGCCTAAGAAACCGGAGGCAGCCGCTGGCGGCGTGGCAGTAGTAGGCGAAAACGAGAATAGCGGCACCAAGGTGCCAGAGTCCGCCCCG CCCGTCGAGGAGGAATGGAAGGAGttcgaggaggagcagcgcaAGGACTACAGCGGTCTAAAGATCGGCCAGCTGAGCACCAT AACTGCCCAGGAAAGTGCCGAGTCGCGAGCCGCTCGCGTGCCCACTGCCCCGGACGGCGGCAACTACGACGAGGACGATGAGGACAGCAATGGGTATGACAACGCGGACGTAAACAAGGAGCGCGTCGGTCACGGACCCTGGAAGAAAGTGGTCCCAGCCGAGGAGGTAATGCAGATCCCGGTGCCCGTGGAGGTGGAAAAGCCCTCGTCCAAGACCTACGTTTCACCCGCGCTACGATACAGC cagcaggccgGAAGCGGTCTGGGAGGCGGCACTGTTGGGGGGGCATTGCGTCCACGACGCGCCGCCCCCGACATCACCAATACCGAGTTTTTCCCAACACTCAGTGCAGCGCGTCCGGAGGAACAGCGCAAGAAGAAAAACGAACCCGCCTTTGAAGAAGTCCGGCACGGAAGCCGTTTCCAGCGCGTTCAGGAGTCCACGGCTGCCCCGGTGGCGGCCTCCAACCGATTCCAGTCTCTCGACGACGAAGCAAGCTAG
- the LOC120447013 gene encoding protein CDV3 homolog isoform X2, translating to MAELDDFFAKKDKKKSKNKTKFVTADEMVKNLEDGTKREVVKPKKPEAAAGGVAVVGENENSGTKVPESAPPVEEEWKEFEEEQRKDYSGLKIGQLSTISSDRSRTAQESAESRAARVPTAPDGGNYDEDDEDSNGYDNADVNKERVGHGPWKKVVPAEEVMQIPVPVEVEKPSSKTYVSPALRYSQAGSGLGGGTVGGALRPRRAAPDITNTEFFPTLSAARPEEQRKKKNEPAFEEVRHGSRFQRVQESTAAPVAASNRFQSLDDEAS from the exons ATGGCCGAACTGGACGATTTCTTCGCGAAAAAGGACAAGAAGAAGTCCAAGAACAAGACTAAGTTCGTGACCGCCGACGAGATGGTGAAGAACCTGGAGGACGGCACCAAGCGCGAGGTGGTCAAGCCTAAGAAACCGGAGGCAGCCGCTGGCGGCGTGGCAGTAGTAGGCGAAAACGAGAATAGCGGCACCAAGGTGCCAGAGTCCGCCCCG CCCGTCGAGGAGGAATGGAAGGAGttcgaggaggagcagcgcaAGGACTACAGCGGTCTAAAGATCGGCCAGCTGAGCACCAT CTCTTCGGACCGTTCCAGAACTGCCCAGGAAAGTGCCGAGTCGCGAGCCGCTCGCGTGCCCACTGCCCCGGACGGCGGCAACTACGACGAGGACGATGAGGACAGCAATGGGTATGACAACGCGGACGTAAACAAGGAGCGCGTCGGTCACGGACCCTGGAAGAAAGTGGTCCCAGCCGAGGAGGTAATGCAGATCCCGGTGCCCGTGGAGGTGGAAAAGCCCTCGTCCAAGACCTACGTTTCACCCGCGCTACGATACAGC caggccgGAAGCGGTCTGGGAGGCGGCACTGTTGGGGGGGCATTGCGTCCACGACGCGCCGCCCCCGACATCACCAATACCGAGTTTTTCCCAACACTCAGTGCAGCGCGTCCGGAGGAACAGCGCAAGAAGAAAAACGAACCCGCCTTTGAAGAAGTCCGGCACGGAAGCCGTTTCCAGCGCGTTCAGGAGTCCACGGCTGCCCCGGTGGCGGCCTCCAACCGATTCCAGTCTCTCGACGACGAAGCAAGCTAG